CAATTGTTACATCTGGGGACAAATAAACATCCTGAATAGCATGAAACAGTTTGACTCCTTCTTCAAAAGGACGTTGGAAGGTTTTTCGACCAGAAATTAATCCAGAACCACCAGCACGTTTGTTAATTACAGCCGTGCGAATTGCTTCTGCAAAGTCGTTTTTACCAGACGCGCCACCGGAGTTAATTAAACCTGCACGACCTGAATAACAATTCAGCACTTGATAGCGAGTTAAATCAATAGGATGATCGGTTGTTAATTCAGAGTAAACTCGCTGATTAGTCATACCGTATTTTTCGCCTGTAACCTGTGTAACTGCTCCATAGCCGTTGTTACATTCAGGTAGCTTTTGTTTAATAATGTCAGCTTGAATGGTTACGCCTAAGTGGTTTGCTTGACCAGTAAGATCTGCGGATATATGGTAATCTTTATCTTGCTTAAAGGCGTTGTTACGAAGATAGCACCACAATATAGTTGCTATACCTAATTCGTGGGCGCGTGCGAAGGCGCGGCTGACTTCTTGAATTTGGCGAGTAGATTCTGGGGAACCAAAATAAATGGTTGCACCAACAGCAACAGCGCCTAAGTTCCATGCTTGCTCTACTGATGCAAACATGATTTGGTCATATTTATTCGGGTAAGTTAAGAGTTCATTGTGGTTAAGTTTCATAATAAAGGGAATTTTATGAGCATATTTGCGTGAAACCATGCCCAAAACCCCTAATGTGGTTGCAACTGCGTTACAACCTGTTTCCAAAGCTAGTTTTACGATGTTTTCTGGGTCAAAATAAATAGGGTTGGGTGAAAAGGAAGCTCCAGCAGAGTGTTCAATTCCTTGGTCTACTGGGAGAATTGAGAGATAACCCGTGTTAGCTAAACGACCGGAAGAATAAAGCTGTTGGAGACTGCGTAGTACTTGCGGAGTGCGATCGCTTTGAGCAAAAATTCGATCTATCCAATCTGAACCTGGCAGATGTAATAAATCTTTAGAAACTTTTGCTTTGTGAGTCAGGAGGTCTTCTGCTTCTTGTCCGAGTATAGATTCTAGATCGCTGGGTAATGATAGTGTAGCGGTCATAGTGATTTACCTTAATACTGTAGAAATCAAATTTGGTTTAAAAGTTCGCCAGTTTGGAATATTGATTTTTAGGCGATTTACGATGATTATCTGCTACGAAAATATTCTTGCTTCTTTCCAAGTAGCCTAATATTTTTCTAACTGTCACCTGTCTATAGATAGGTAAGTGGCTTTGTGGAGATATCTGTAATATGATGGCTGGTTATTAATAATTGTTAATTGATAATTAATATGTTTTTAAAATCTACTTTTGTGAGTATAGCAACTAGCAAATTAGAAACAATTGTACAATTTTATACTGATTTAGTTGGTGTAGAACCTGAAAATTATATTCCTAACGTTTATGCTGAGTTCCAATTACTTAATTTACGCTTGGGAATTTTTCAGCCGAAAGAGACGAATCGGCAAGAGTTTAATAATACAGAGAAAAGCCCGATAAGCTTGTGTTTTGAAGTAAGTGGATTAGAAAGTGCGATCGCTCACATTACTGCACTGGGATATCCGCCGCCAGGTAAGATAATTAATGCCTCACACGGTAGAGAAATTTATGCTTACGATCCTGATGGTAATCGCATAATTTTTTATCAATCTAATAAATTAGATTAACTTATAACAATAAATATATACTCGTTGATTAGGAAGCTTACTACATATAACGTAGTAAATCGGTCAATCCATAGAAACTAACAATTAGCAACAATACAGCCGTTACTTGTGTGACACGGGGTTGAGGTGAAGGAAATAAGGCTTCTCTAATTAAAATTGAACTAGATGCACCTACGACATAGCTTAAACTGAGGGCTAAATATTGCCATTGATCTGTACGTCCCCAAATAACTAGCAATAGTATTGCTAACAATAACATTAATAACTCAATGAACCGAGGGGGATTGTATTGACTAATAATAACGACGGCGTGCCAAAAACGTTGCAAAAATCTCATTTTTCTTGATGTATTTGGTTGTGCTCTTGTAAATAAGCTAAAGCAATGCTAGTTTCAACTTGGGGAAATTCGTAATAAAAACGGCTAACACTTTGAAACTGATGAGGGGTGTCTAGTACAATTACGCGATCGCACCATTTATTTAACCATTCAATCAGTTCTGCTGGTGCTACAGGCGCACAAATCCATATTTGTGCTGGCTTTTGGGTTCTTAATGCTTGCACTGCCACTGCCATTGTCATGCCTGTGGCTATCCCATCGTCTACTATGATGGCGATCGCACCTTCAGCACTAAGCTGTGGGCAACTAGCAGCAAATTCGCCTTGTTGTTCCTGAGCTTTTTGTTGAGCTTGAAACATTGCTTCAAGCCTTAAATTTTGCTGCTGTTTACGGAAGGGTTTCGCATCTAGCCAGATTACTTGACCATCTGCCGTCACAGCACCCATTGCCAATTCTGGGTTGTCAGGTTTAGTAATTTTTTTGGCAACTACGATATCTAAAGGACAATTCAACCGACGCGCAATTGGTACTGCAACGGGAATTCCTCCTCTAGGTAGTGCATAGACAATTGGTTGAGGGGTAATACCAGTAGCTTTAAGTTTGTCAAGCTCCTCAATTATAGAGTCAGCTAGTAGAGTGCCTGCATTAATGCGATCGCTAAATAGCGGTGTAGACGACATAGGTTCCTCCAGCAATAAGCTGCCTGGTTGCATCTATCATGGCTAAAAAAGTATGAATTATGAGGGATAAATGATAAAAATTTAATTTCTTGTCACTTTTGACCCCTAAATTAATTGCTAACAGCTAGTGTTGCTAGGATGATTTTGTTGCAGCATACACGCTTTCCCCAGATTTATGTCGGACGAAAACCAACTCAGCTTATTTGATACCTCAACAACTAGCGAATCTGCATCATCCTTTGATCTGATTCCTACGGATGCAAAAGTCCCAATTCCTTCTGGTACTTACGAAACAATCAACCAGATAGCAGATCACTGTAACCGTTGCCATCGGTGTGATTTAGGCAATAATCGCACTCATGCTGTAATTGGGCGAGGCAATATTCAAGCACCAATTATGATTGTGGGGGAAGGGCCTGGACAAAATGAAGATGAGACAGGGTTGCCATTTGTCGGTAAATCAGGACAACTTTTGGAGAAAATTTTAGCTTCTGTGAATTTGAGTACAGAAACAGATATTTACATATCTAATATGGTGAGATGCCGACCACCTAATAACCGTGTGCCTACTACTCCAGAAATCGAAGCTTGCAAACCTTACCTATTAGAACAAATTCGGATGGTAGACCCGAAGATCATTTTGTTTACAGGTGCGACTGCTGTGCGAGGTTTAACTGGGGATAAGCGAGGTATTACAAAAATTCGTGGTTCTTGGATCGAGTGGGAAGGGCGTTTGTGTATGCCAATTTTCCACCCATCTTATCTTTTGCGTAATCCTAGCCGTGAAGCTGGTGGCCCTAAATGGTTAATGTGGCAGGATATGCAGGCAGTACGCGCCAAGTTAGATGAAATTAGAGGGTGAGGAGTATCTTAGATTTTTCTGCATCTAGCGAGATGAAATTAAACTTAAATTGAAACTTACAATAATATTCATTGTTGACAGCACGATTTAAGGTTAATACTCATGTCGAGGAAAGTAGAAGTTGTTCCCCACGATCTAAAATGGCGGCAGATGTTTGAGGAACAATCAAAACAGATTGCGGTTGCATTAGCTGAAAATCTAGTTGCTTTGCACCA
This genomic interval from Oculatellaceae cyanobacterium contains the following:
- a CDS encoding class I fructose-bisphosphate aldolase, with translation MTATLSLPSDLESILGQEAEDLLTHKAKVSKDLLHLPGSDWIDRIFAQSDRTPQVLRSLQQLYSSGRLANTGYLSILPVDQGIEHSAGASFSPNPIYFDPENIVKLALETGCNAVATTLGVLGMVSRKYAHKIPFIMKLNHNELLTYPNKYDQIMFASVEQAWNLGAVAVGATIYFGSPESTRQIQEVSRAFARAHELGIATILWCYLRNNAFKQDKDYHISADLTGQANHLGVTIQADIIKQKLPECNNGYGAVTQVTGEKYGMTNQRVYSELTTDHPIDLTRYQVLNCYSGRAGLINSGGASGKNDFAEAIRTAVINKRAGGSGLISGRKTFQRPFEEGVKLFHAIQDVYLSPDVTIA
- a CDS encoding VOC family protein, with protein sequence MFLKSTFVSIATSKLETIVQFYTDLVGVEPENYIPNVYAEFQLLNLRLGIFQPKETNRQEFNNTEKSPISLCFEVSGLESAIAHITALGYPPPGKIINASHGREIYAYDPDGNRIIFYQSNKLD
- a CDS encoding phosphoribosyltransferase family protein, which translates into the protein MSSTPLFSDRINAGTLLADSIIEELDKLKATGITPQPIVYALPRGGIPVAVPIARRLNCPLDIVVAKKITKPDNPELAMGAVTADGQVIWLDAKPFRKQQQNLRLEAMFQAQQKAQEQQGEFAASCPQLSAEGAIAIIVDDGIATGMTMAVAVQALRTQKPAQIWICAPVAPAELIEWLNKWCDRVIVLDTPHQFQSVSRFYYEFPQVETSIALAYLQEHNQIHQEK
- a CDS encoding uracil-DNA glycosylase gives rise to the protein MSDENQLSLFDTSTTSESASSFDLIPTDAKVPIPSGTYETINQIADHCNRCHRCDLGNNRTHAVIGRGNIQAPIMIVGEGPGQNEDETGLPFVGKSGQLLEKILASVNLSTETDIYISNMVRCRPPNNRVPTTPEIEACKPYLLEQIRMVDPKIILFTGATAVRGLTGDKRGITKIRGSWIEWEGRLCMPIFHPSYLLRNPSREAGGPKWLMWQDMQAVRAKLDEIRG